The window CGCTCTCTTTTTGTTAATTTATTTGTAAATAAATCCTCATATTGATACCATTCGGGATACTTGTGAGTGTAATCCCGCAACTTCCATGGTCCCATTTTTCCAAACTTTTCCACAACAAAATCGAGAGCTTCTTTGTCGCTTTCCGAAAGCATGTCAAATGAGACTCTCGCATCAGGATTTGCCCTGAAACTATTATCATCAATTATCTCTATCAATCCGGAAGCATATTTATACCCGCTCTTCGAAATGTTAAACGAGTCAAGGCTCAGGACATCTTTGACTGTTGTTCCAACAGGGCCGTGTTCCATTGCATAGTAATCATCATTGGTTATTGTTCTTCCATAACGGATGAGGTGATATTTATCGGCAAGATATATAAGCTTGACAAGTTTGATTTTATCAGTTTTCCCAAGTTTCCTGAGGATATAATATAATGCTTCGATTATGGTGGTTATATCTATCATGCTGAAGACCTGTTATGATTTTTGTCGGTTACAAGAACCCTACATTTTTATTATAGCAGAATTAGCGGGAGGTTCGGTTTAAAAATAGTGCCCGCCGTTATGCCCGAAGTCTGTAATCGGGCATCCGGAACTTATTGAAAAGACTGGATTCCGGCTTGTCCGGAATCGTTCTTTAAAAAATATTCCCGGCTCCCGAATACGTTCGGGATTGCGGGAATGACAAGTAACTGTAGTTTATACACAGCCTCTAACCAAATAAACCTTATCATATTTTATGGCTGATGTCAAGTCTTCGAATTGCCTCAGAGGGTTTCGAGCAATAGCTTTTTGGAGGCTTCCCAGTCAAATATAGCTTTAGATGTCAACATCTGAGAAATGATAAGCAGGGAGACGATCAGGGATTTGGAAGACAAAGGGATAGAGTATATACTTGGGGCAAGGATGCGGAGGCAGAAGGAGGTAAAAGAAGAAGTACCGGGTCGAGCCGGCCGATACAAAGAGGTGTATGCAAAGGGGACGCACAGCAAGTCGCCGTCACCGCTGAAGGTTAAAGAAGTCATGGTAAGAGGTAAGAGATATATTGTCTGTTACAATGAGGATCAGGCAAAGAAGGACGCTGCTGACAGAGAGAATATAATAGCCTCTCTGAAGGATAAGTTAAAACAGGGTCAGAAGAGCATAGTCGGCAATAAGGGATACCGGAGATATCTGAAGTCGGCAGGGGAGACGTTCAGGATTGATAAAGACAAGATAAAGGAAGAATCACGATACGATGGCAAATGGGTATTGACTACAAACACGGGGTTAACAGCCGAGGATGTAGCGTTACAGTACAAGCAGTTATGGATGGTAGAACAGATATTCCGGTCGATGAAATCAATACTCTCAACCCGTCCCATATATCATAAGTGTGATGAGACGATACGAGGTCATGTGTTCTGCAGTTTCTTGTCTCTTCTGTTAATAAAGGAATTACAGGAGCGGCTTGACAAGAAAGGATGGCAGGTAGAGTGGGCAGACCTCATTAATGATCTTGAAAAAGTAAAAGAGGTCAGGATAATAACAGAGAACAAAGAAGTTACTCTGAGGACAGAACTCAAGGGTGATGCAGGTAAAGCGTTTCAGGCTGTAGGGGTAGCCGTTCCTCCAACTGTGAGGGTGAAGATAAATGAAGAGCATACAGTTGACTCTTAGCAAGATGACATTTTCAGATCAACAAGGAATCATAGTGCCACGCTTGTTTTGTGAGGTCATAACTGCTTGAATTTGCAGAATATTTATTTTGCAACTGTCGAAGATGGGTTTAACAGTATGCACTTCGATACTGTATTCCCATGCTCTTGCTCGGCTTCGGAACACTCTCATCCGGAGGCTCCTTCAGCGTGCTGTGAGGCCTTGAATTGTACCTCTCGGTAAACTCTCTCAATAAGCCCTCAAACTCCGATAGTTCCTTTACCTTGATTCCCCTTAATAGATGCTCCTGAATGTAGTAAAAAGGCCTCTCAGCCTTGCCTTTAGTCCTTGCCCTGTAATTACGACATGCCCTGGGCTCTATCCCGTACAATCCACAAAATCTCAAAAACTCATCGTTGTACCTCACTACCCCATCCTTCCTATGGGTTATTACCATCTGCTTGGGATTGTCTATTACCAGCTCCTCGGTCAGTCCCCCAAAAT is drawn from bacterium BMS3Abin08 and contains these coding sequences:
- a CDS encoding transposase DDE domain protein, which codes for MISRETIRDLEDKGIEYILGARMRRQKEVKEEVPGRAGRYKEVYAKGTHSKSPSPLKVKEVMVRGKRYIVCYNEDQAKKDAADRENIIASLKDKLKQGQKSIVGNKGYRRYLKSAGETFRIDKDKIKEESRYDGKWVLTTNTGLTAEDVALQYKQLWMVEQIFRSMKSILSTRPIYHKCDETIRGHVFCSFLSLLLIKELQERLDKKGWQVEWADLINDLEKVKEVRIITENKEVTLRTELKGDAGKAFQAVGVAVPPTVRVKINEEHTVDS